The Saprospiraceae bacterium genome contains the following window.
AAACGCTGATAAAAGAATCCCTGGATGCAGATTCAAAAGTCAAAGAAGAAGTTTTAAATCTTGTCAAGGATTTTGAGGAATTGCCCTCAGATACCTATAAATTATTGTTGGATCTGGATCATGAATTGTTATCGGAAGTTTTGATTTCAGGATATTATAAGAAAGAAGAACAAATCGTTTTTGATCCGGTTCCCAATTTTATTTTTACCAGAGACATTGCAACGACGGTAAACGATCACGTAGTGATTACAAAGGCATCCAAATACGTGCGCTATCGTGAAAATTTACTGACGCGGTTTATTTTTCATGCTCATCCATTTTTTAGTTATTTGGCAAAAGCAAATAAACTTATCAATCTAAACGTCGTTGATGAATTTCCACCTTCCAAAAAAGGAGAACCCATTTCCATTGAAGGCGGGGATTTAATGATGATCCATAAAGATTATTTATTAATTGGAAGCAGTGAACGTACTACAGACCATGCATTGCAATCTTTAAAGCGTGTATTGTTTGAAAAAAATATTGTTAAAAATGTTGTAGAAATTGATGTGCCAAAAGAGCGCTCCTTTATGCACATAGATACCATTTTTACCCAGATCAATCAAAAACATTTTGTAGGCTATAAACCCATTGTAAAAGATGGCTTGGGTTCCTATGTAACCATCCACCGAAATGATGGCAGCATGGTGGAATACCCTTCTGTCCTTGATTTTTTACATGCTGAATTGGATCCAGACATTCAATTTATATGGAGTGGAAATGGAGAATCGCCTTATCAGGAACGCGAACAATGGACAGATGGCTGCAATTTATTGACATTGAGACCGGGTGTAGCACTTACATATGACCGGAATCCTAAAACGGAAATTGCATTTAAGAATGCGGGCTATCAAGTCATTCATGCTACTGATTTTTTAAGGATGAACACGGATCCGGCCAGCATTGAAAACACCATCATCACCTTACCTTCTAGCGAACTATCAAGAGCTCGTGGAGGTCCTCATTGTATGTCGTGTCCTGTATTACGGGAATTGTAATTTAAGCATTCATGT
Protein-coding sequences here:
- a CDS encoding arginine deiminase, yielding MRPAVYVDSEIKPLKKLIIHNPDEGIDRISPRRAGELLFDDIVHLPTMQNEHRVYQNVLRRFIGSEHVLETQTLIKESLDADSKVKEEVLNLVKDFEELPSDTYKLLLDLDHELLSEVLISGYYKKEEQIVFDPVPNFIFTRDIATTVNDHVVITKASKYVRYRENLLTRFIFHAHPFFSYLAKANKLINLNVVDEFPPSKKGEPISIEGGDLMMIHKDYLLIGSSERTTDHALQSLKRVLFEKNIVKNVVEIDVPKERSFMHIDTIFTQINQKHFVGYKPIVKDGLGSYVTIHRNDGSMVEYPSVLDFLHAELDPDIQFIWSGNGESPYQEREQWTDGCNLLTLRPGVALTYDRNPKTEIAFKNAGYQVIHATDFLRMNTDPASIENTIITLPSSELSRARGGPHCMSCPVLREL